Proteins encoded by one window of Chloroflexota bacterium:
- a CDS encoding glycosyltransferase family 2 protein — MSAQPVITIFTPTYNRANTLVRVFDALCSQTFQKFEWLIIDDGSTDNTAARIQEWQQRAEFPILYYWQENQGKHIAHNHALTKARGKFFLIFDSDDSIVPQALESLLSAWDSIPELERVGFCGTAGLCVDQFGRIVGKSLPQPVVDASSLKMRYAHRVSQEHLNLYVTDILKEFPFPALAVPYLPEGIVLTQIAEKYRIRYLNMPLRVYYVETEYDRIMNINPKLLARSHSYWHQFILNREISWFRYAPFYFVRSSIHYSRFSLHNQQRLKAQFDGLDHGLARLLWLLTFPFGMIVFWKDQLAK, encoded by the coding sequence ATGAGCGCTCAACCCGTTATCACAATTTTCACGCCAACCTATAACAGGGCTAACACCCTGGTGCGGGTTTTTGACGCGCTTTGTTCGCAAACATTCCAAAAATTTGAATGGCTCATCATTGATGATGGCTCAACTGACAATACCGCAGCGCGTATTCAAGAATGGCAGCAACGGGCGGAATTTCCAATCCTTTATTACTGGCAAGAAAACCAGGGCAAGCATATTGCCCATAATCACGCCCTCACGAAGGCGCGCGGGAAATTTTTTCTCATTTTCGATTCGGATGATAGCATTGTTCCGCAGGCATTGGAAAGCTTATTGTCGGCGTGGGATTCAATCCCCGAATTGGAACGCGTTGGTTTTTGCGGCACGGCAGGATTGTGTGTTGATCAATTTGGTCGTATCGTTGGGAAGTCCTTACCTCAACCGGTGGTGGATGCCAGTTCCCTGAAAATGCGTTACGCGCATAGGGTCAGTCAGGAACACCTCAACCTGTATGTGACAGATATTTTGAAAGAGTTCCCATTTCCAGCTTTGGCGGTACCTTATCTACCAGAAGGAATTGTTTTAACGCAGATTGCCGAAAAATATAGAATTCGATACCTTAATATGCCTTTAAGAGTTTATTATGTCGAAACGGAATATGACCGGATAATGAATATTAATCCGAAATTATTGGCTCGCAGCCATTCATATTGGCACCAATTTATTCTGAATCGCGAAATTTCCTGGTTTCGTTATGCCCCGTTTTATTTTGTTCGATCCAGTATACACTATAGTCGGTTTTCACTGCATAATCAACAACGGCTAAAGGCGCAGTTTGATGGGTTAGATCATGGGTTGGCGCGGTTATTGTGGTTGCTTACATTTCCCTTTGGGATGATAGTTTTTTGGAAGGATCAACTTGCAAAATAA
- a CDS encoding DegT/DnrJ/EryC1/StrS family aminotransferase, translating to MKIPITKPYFDEEEFSLVRQSLETGWVVQGPRVAEFERLLSKYSKIPHTLATTSCTTALHLGLVALGIGPGDEVIVPAFTFVATANVIEYQNATPIFCDIDPLTFNIDVAQLESKITERTKAVMPVSLFGLSADMDPIIELARRYNLYVIEDAACAVGAWYKGHHAGALADFGALSFHPRKGIVTGEGGMVLTSDEHLAEKMRSLRDHGATVSDLQRHHSQKSYIMPEYDMVGFNYRMTDIQGAVGVAQMRKFNYIMGKRSEIARRYDDALAELSWLRTPYTPDAYVHGYQSYVCLFAPEEPTMDNVEELHAQRNTLMDQLEEKGIATRQGTQAVHTLGYYREKYSLRPEDYPNAYIADRLTLALPLYVQFTDNEQAYTVKNLKEKREMSRRRV from the coding sequence ATGAAGATTCCGATTACAAAACCATATTTTGATGAAGAAGAGTTTTCCCTAGTGCGGCAATCCCTTGAAACCGGCTGGGTTGTGCAAGGGCCTAGAGTAGCAGAGTTTGAAAGATTGCTCTCGAAATATTCAAAAATTCCTCATACTTTAGCCACGACTTCCTGTACTACGGCCCTACATCTTGGATTGGTTGCGCTGGGAATTGGCCCCGGAGATGAAGTCATCGTGCCGGCCTTTACTTTCGTGGCTACTGCAAATGTCATCGAGTATCAGAACGCGACGCCCATATTTTGTGATATTGATCCGCTCACTTTCAATATCGATGTTGCCCAACTCGAAAGCAAGATTACTGAGCGTACCAAGGCGGTCATGCCGGTTTCCCTGTTTGGTTTGAGCGCCGATATGGATCCCATTATCGAATTGGCGCGGCGCTATAATCTCTATGTTATCGAGGATGCGGCTTGTGCGGTGGGGGCTTGGTATAAGGGGCATCACGCCGGAGCGTTGGCGGATTTCGGCGCGCTTAGTTTTCACCCTCGTAAAGGCATCGTTACCGGAGAGGGGGGCATGGTGCTTACCAGCGATGAGCATTTGGCGGAGAAGATGCGCTCCTTGCGCGATCATGGCGCTACGGTGAGCGATTTGCAGCGCCATCATAGCCAAAAGAGTTACATCATGCCTGAGTACGATATGGTGGGGTTCAATTATCGCATGACCGATATTCAAGGCGCAGTAGGTGTTGCCCAGATGAGAAAGTTTAACTATATCATGGGAAAACGTAGTGAAATTGCTCGACGTTATGATGATGCGCTGGCCGAACTAAGTTGGCTTAGAACACCCTACACCCCTGATGCGTATGTGCATGGCTACCAGTCCTATGTGTGCCTATTTGCTCCTGAAGAACCGACAATGGATAATGTGGAAGAGTTGCACGCCCAACGCAATACTTTGATGGACCAATTGGAAGAAAAAGGCATCGCTACCCGTCAAGGAACGCAAGCTGTACACACCCTGGGTTATTATCGAGAAAAATATAGTTTGAGGCCGGAAGACTATCCAAATGCCTATATTGCCGATCGGCTAACCTTGGCCTTGCCGTTGTATGTTCAGTTTACGGATAACGAGCAGGCCTACACTGTGAAAAACCTAAAAGAGAAACGGGAAATGAGTCGCCGTAGGGTGTAA
- the wecB gene encoding UDP-N-acetylglucosamine 2-epimerase (non-hydrolyzing) yields MKILTILGTRPEIIRLSRVIEKLDQVSEHIVAHTGQNYDPNLNEVFFQQLGVRAPDHYFDARGSLGEQIGVILTETEKLLLRARPDKLLLLGDTNSALSAIIAKRMGIPVYHMEAGNRCYDDRVPEEVNRRIIDHSSDILMPYTERSRQNLLQEGIPGRRIYVTGNPILEVIEHYSEQIDSSQILKELDISAGEYFLVTLHRSENVDSEDRLRQFAGALDQLQKQYQLPVIISTHPRTRSKLEMFDVAVANPAIRLLPPFGFFDFVALEKNALCVLSDSGTVQEECAIFRVPNVTLRDVTERPETLECGSNMLSGADPAMIQSCVQVVLSQQVNWEPPAEYLVRNVSRSVVKIVTGFLYS; encoded by the coding sequence ATGAAAATATTAACCATTTTAGGCACTCGCCCTGAAATTATTCGTCTGAGCCGCGTGATCGAGAAGTTGGATCAGGTTAGCGAACATATCGTTGCGCATACTGGTCAGAATTATGATCCAAACCTGAATGAGGTTTTCTTTCAGCAGTTGGGGGTGCGCGCGCCGGATCATTACTTCGACGCTCGCGGTTCTTTGGGCGAGCAAATCGGGGTGATCCTGACCGAGACGGAAAAACTGCTCTTGCGTGCGCGCCCGGACAAGTTGTTGCTGCTGGGCGATACCAACAGCGCGCTTTCGGCGATTATTGCCAAGCGCATGGGTATTCCGGTGTACCATATGGAGGCGGGCAACCGCTGTTACGATGACCGCGTGCCCGAGGAAGTCAACCGGCGTATCATTGACCACAGCAGCGATATTCTGATGCCCTACACCGAGCGCAGTCGGCAGAATTTATTGCAGGAGGGCATTCCGGGACGGCGCATCTATGTGACCGGCAACCCGATTTTGGAAGTCATCGAGCATTATAGTGAGCAGATTGATTCTTCTCAGATCCTAAAAGAACTAGATATCTCCGCTGGCGAATATTTTCTCGTTACACTGCATCGCTCTGAAAATGTGGATAGCGAAGATCGTTTGCGGCAATTTGCCGGGGCGCTGGATCAACTTCAAAAACAGTACCAACTCCCGGTCATCATCAGTACGCACCCGCGCACGCGGTCTAAACTTGAAATGTTTGATGTCGCCGTCGCCAATCCAGCTATCCGCCTCTTGCCTCCATTCGGCTTTTTTGATTTTGTGGCGCTGGAAAAGAACGCTCTTTGTGTGCTATCTGACAGCGGCACCGTTCAGGAAGAGTGCGCGATTTTTCGTGTCCCCAATGTGACGCTGCGCGATGTGACCGAGCGCCCCGAAACATTGGAGTGTGGCAGCAATATGCTGAGCGGCGCAGACCCGGCCATGATCCAAAGCTGTGTGCAGGTTGTTCTTTCGCAACAGGTCAATTGGGAACCGCCTGCCGAGTATCTGGTTCGCAATGTCAGCCGCAGCGTGGTCAAAATTGTCACCGGGTTTCTCTATTCATGA
- a CDS encoding glycosyltransferase, with translation MSDKPPLITIITPVYNGAEYIKPLIESVAAQDYPHIEHLVIDDGSNDDGATVAVLEQYSHLRWWSRENRGQYPTMNEGLNAAEGEIVCFISADDLMTPGAVQAVVDKFLAHPELDGVYGKMLWMSEDGSIRYAQEVITRGPLWFHRYKPFISHCSLYIRKDTIERNNLLFDSSLRYLGDFDWINRIADASLNIKFLDKVLSQVRFHEQQTSRVHADAIKVESEMIHERHSINPQLVKRILFILHWITIIQAAWRAFRRGGIREVRRMANLRTVRS, from the coding sequence ATGAGCGACAAACCGCCGCTGATTACCATCATCACCCCTGTGTATAATGGTGCAGAATATATCAAGCCGCTGATTGAGAGTGTTGCCGCTCAGGATTATCCGCATATTGAGCATCTCGTTATTGACGATGGTTCTAATGATGATGGCGCTACGGTTGCCGTTTTGGAGCAATATTCACATTTGCGCTGGTGGAGTCGTGAGAACCGTGGCCAATACCCCACTATGAATGAGGGGCTGAATGCCGCCGAGGGTGAGATTGTTTGTTTTATCAGCGCCGATGATTTGATGACACCAGGCGCGGTGCAGGCGGTTGTGGACAAGTTCCTTGCCCATCCCGAGCTTGATGGGGTGTATGGAAAAATGCTGTGGATGAGCGAGGATGGTTCGATACGATATGCGCAAGAGGTGATTACTCGAGGGCCATTATGGTTTCATCGTTATAAACCATTTATCTCCCATTGTTCCCTGTATATAAGAAAAGATACCATCGAAAGAAATAACCTATTATTTGATTCATCACTTCGATATTTGGGTGATTTTGATTGGATCAACCGAATCGCTGACGCATCCTTGAATATCAAATTCTTGGATAAGGTTTTATCGCAAGTGCGTTTTCATGAACAGCAAACCTCCCGCGTACATGCTGATGCTATTAAAGTGGAAAGTGAAATGATACATGAGCGGCATAGCATCAACCCGCAATTGGTAAAACGAATATTATTCATCCTTCACTGGATCACAATCATTCAAGCTGCATGGAGAGCCTTTCGCAGGGGGGGGATACGTGAAGTGCGCAGAATGGCTAATCTCCGAACGGTTCGTTCGTAA